One window of the Actinomyces procaprae genome contains the following:
- a CDS encoding PTS sugar transporter subunit IIA, with the protein MPAGRSGLLARAGAVGPEFLGQVRERERLSPTSFASGAAIPHTIEMTAARTAIAVCLADRPIDWDGMPVRLVAMLCLSADSRDSFGDVFDAVIRALVDPAKVTRLAAVDSYDAFVAAMLDVL; encoded by the coding sequence GTGCCCGCGGGCCGGTCGGGACTCCTGGCTCGGGCGGGTGCTGTTGGGCCTGAGTTCCTGGGCCAGGTCAGGGAGCGTGAGCGGTTGTCTCCTACCTCTTTCGCGTCTGGCGCTGCGATTCCGCACACGATTGAGATGACTGCTGCGCGTACTGCGATTGCGGTGTGCCTGGCTGATCGGCCGATCGACTGGGACGGCATGCCGGTCAGGCTCGTCGCCATGCTGTGCCTGTCGGCGGACAGCCGTGACTCCTTCGGGGATGTGTTCGACGCCGTGATCAGGGCGTTAGTGGATCCGGCCAAGGTAACCCGTCTCGCTGCGGTCGACTCCTACGACGCCTTCGTCGCCGCCATGCTGGATGTGCTGTAG
- a CDS encoding RcpC/CpaB family pilus assembly protein: MPQLTRRHRRTEPEHERPRRPGRRRPPRPSLLLWRQRHLVVAVCLGAAVMAVLGVLRPAPEGQQEVIVAARPVSAGAVLTDADIEVRAVAQSALPEAGLAGPEVVGTRAAIALEEGTVLTTSMTSASLAVALTPSERLVQVPIDVGAQLAEPGARVDIVAERSAAAAGREEPGNTSAVICSGARVVLSQVEGGENQWTTQTKVTLVTLAVPAVDASLIVGAATNGALGIVLSP; the protein is encoded by the coding sequence ATGCCTCAGCTCACACGCCGTCACCGCCGCACCGAACCCGAACATGAACGCCCCCGCCGACCGGGCCGACGGCGTCCGCCGCGTCCCTCCCTGCTGCTGTGGCGGCAGCGGCACCTGGTGGTCGCCGTCTGCCTGGGAGCGGCGGTCATGGCCGTGCTGGGGGTGCTGCGGCCCGCGCCGGAGGGTCAGCAGGAAGTGATCGTGGCCGCCCGACCGGTCAGCGCCGGCGCCGTGCTGACCGATGCGGATATCGAGGTCCGTGCGGTGGCGCAGTCCGCCCTGCCGGAGGCCGGACTGGCGGGACCGGAGGTCGTGGGCACGCGCGCCGCGATCGCTCTCGAGGAGGGGACGGTGCTGACAACCTCGATGACGAGCGCATCCCTGGCTGTCGCGCTGACGCCATCGGAGCGGCTCGTGCAAGTGCCGATCGACGTCGGCGCCCAGTTGGCCGAACCGGGAGCACGAGTCGACATAGTCGCGGAACGGAGCGCCGCTGCGGCCGGCAGAGAGGAACCGGGCAACACCTCTGCCGTCATCTGCTCCGGCGCGCGGGTCGTGCTGTCCCAGGTAGAGGGAGGGGAAAACCAGTGGACCACACAGACGAAGGTCACACTCGTCACCCTTGCCGTTCCCGCCGTGGACGCTAGTCTAATTGTCGGCGCGGCCACTAATGGTGCACTCGGCATCGTGCTGAGCCCGTGA
- a CDS encoding transcriptional regulator, which produces MSEPAPSRRRRRAVALSPQDAARVARGEAPQAQAEAERRRSLDALSDARSRDGGVLGRESTDHVNDARLLREVPPHWG; this is translated from the coding sequence ATGAGTGAGCCCGCACCGTCCCGCCGGAGACGTCGTGCCGTGGCGCTGTCGCCGCAGGACGCCGCTCGCGTCGCCCGCGGGGAGGCCCCGCAGGCGCAGGCGGAGGCGGAGCGCCGCCGGAGCTTGGATGCGCTGAGCGATGCCCGTTCCCGTGATGGCGGTGTGCTCGGACGCGAGTCCACTGACCACGTCAATGACGCCCGCCTGCTGCGCGAGGTCCCGCCGCACTGGGGGTGA
- the mscL gene encoding large conductance mechanosensitive channel protein MscL yields MLKGFKDFIAQGNVLELAVAVIIGGAFAPIVQAITDVIMGIIGAVVKQPNFNSVLQFSINGSDPIQPGTIITAVVNFLLVAAAVYFCVVAPMNKLTARLKKEEEEAAEPTDVEVLTEIRDLIKQQQS; encoded by the coding sequence ATGCTCAAGGGATTCAAGGATTTCATCGCCCAGGGCAACGTCCTGGAGCTGGCCGTCGCCGTCATCATCGGCGGCGCCTTCGCCCCGATTGTCCAGGCCATCACCGACGTCATCATGGGCATCATCGGCGCCGTGGTGAAGCAGCCGAACTTCAACTCCGTGCTGCAGTTCTCCATCAACGGCTCCGACCCGATCCAGCCGGGCACGATCATCACCGCCGTCGTCAACTTCCTGCTCGTCGCCGCGGCCGTCTACTTCTGCGTCGTCGCCCCGATGAACAAGCTCACCGCGCGCCTGAAGAAGGAAGAAGAGGAGGCCGCCGAGCCCACCGACGTCGAGGTCCTGACCGAGATCCGCGACCTGATCAAGCAGCAGCAGTCCTGA
- a CDS encoding DNA helicase, with translation MTPSLFSLGRGRRDAGPQPRDPEGADLPAEPAPAQSAEADPVPSMDAERRDRIEAALDCWRQELADLGGTSSLDAFSDRDGIVDLTAAHPSGLAQLYAGRPTHLGSLVRERVALGIARQSLRELAGRTDQLSRSFGVAPVYLAIGVAGWTEPVTDPKDAEVPAGEGSAAPGGAVAETAPTAVRTVSAPVLLRPVRLSSAGADASLTLDRSIEVNPVLTRALRRHGCAADVNVVARTTLADEGFTPRDALSTIGSLGREYLPGFEIHERLVVGAFVHPGQALVEDFDATIERARASALVAALAGDGEARAALDVPLPQPDRTDRAPERERGVGDLDPAQLDAVEAVGSGASLLLDAPPGSDVAATLAAIMADAAALGRTVLHVPATSADGHAVADALRELGLGSIVLDLTEDPAWRRHAAEDIKASMGVTVPDLDVTAVVGMRSRLTSVREKLSRYVTALHRQRAPWDVSAYNALQRLAELTSGRVRARTSARVAPGRLEHLDAAGRERGAELLRRAHALGLFTSALADSAWNGMAVADVDEATDALARLTRLADELLPAVREQAGAAADSTGITRADTLAQWCEQLEMLDGVRDSLDVFLPEVFERSAADMVIATASKQWRQDHSVEMGRSTRRRFIKQAKDLVRPGREVADLHGELVKVQQRRDVWRRYDPDGGWPRLPQGLDEMQRVAARARDAVTALQPVIGAGASLMELPLTELEERSRVLAADDVTVHKLPEINRVATALDDLGLTPLLDDLAARNVEPEQIEDELTYCWWSSLLAQIMREDPDLGGLDAGALSDLAVSLRELDAAQSDSLSGPVAQACARRVRAAVDADKDAARSLYRALSLQEGTSLRDVIAAHPIAMVAKPVWIIPPTLVPQVFPADAVVDLAILDASTNVPVSRVIPAFVRAEQVLVVGDPRRSSSGLAAELGPLLPQVTLPTGRNTLDAEIAAFLAANGYGDVVEAVPAPPGRSRLSLELVDGRGMPAPGRTAVESVPAEVGRVVDLIIDHALTRPEQSLGVIALNPRHAEEIRRATAAAVSGSPALADFFEMGVSEPFVVVDLGEARSLRRDQIIVSVGYAKTPHGRTIHSFGEVSDVGGMVSLVEALCASRGATQIVSCLGPDDIDAGRLHAPGARLLREVLVHAADSGRQYPQQEETAPERLLVELAEHLWRRGLVVVPRYGIEGGARIPLAIGHPDLPGELLVAVLTDDVDYVAQPSLRRRDRHWVERLQRRGWRVHMAYSVGVFVDVEAEAKKIEAQVLAAVSARTEPVPAPVPLPEPPEGDESAGETASAVPGEDPAPAPRADLEEAPARAERPPIARGLPLQAYSDDQLDELVAWIRSDGVERSEADEVEELRRALVLSRRGAGIDAVLANAVRRTR, from the coding sequence ATGACGCCTTCACTGTTCTCTTTGGGCCGCGGCCGGCGCGACGCCGGCCCTCAGCCGCGTGACCCCGAGGGTGCAGATCTGCCCGCCGAGCCCGCTCCCGCTCAGTCCGCGGAGGCGGACCCCGTTCCCTCGATGGATGCCGAGCGGCGGGACCGTATCGAGGCCGCGCTCGACTGCTGGCGTCAGGAGCTCGCCGACCTGGGCGGCACCTCCAGTCTTGACGCGTTCTCCGATCGCGACGGCATCGTCGACCTCACTGCGGCGCATCCCTCGGGGCTGGCTCAGTTGTACGCGGGTCGGCCCACGCACCTGGGAAGCCTGGTGAGGGAGCGGGTCGCCCTGGGCATCGCCAGGCAGTCCCTGCGCGAGTTGGCGGGGCGCACCGACCAGCTGTCCCGGAGCTTCGGCGTCGCCCCGGTCTACCTGGCCATCGGCGTGGCCGGCTGGACGGAGCCGGTCACCGACCCGAAGGATGCCGAGGTGCCCGCAGGGGAGGGCTCGGCCGCTCCCGGCGGCGCCGTCGCGGAGACCGCGCCGACGGCCGTGCGTACCGTCAGCGCCCCCGTGCTGCTGCGACCGGTACGCCTGTCCAGCGCCGGTGCGGACGCCTCCCTCACCCTCGACCGCTCGATCGAGGTCAACCCCGTCCTGACTCGGGCGTTGCGTAGGCACGGCTGCGCCGCTGATGTGAACGTAGTCGCGCGGACCACCCTGGCCGACGAGGGCTTCACCCCGCGCGATGCCCTCAGCACCATCGGCTCCCTCGGGCGCGAGTACCTGCCCGGATTCGAGATCCACGAGCGACTGGTGGTCGGCGCCTTCGTGCACCCCGGCCAGGCCCTGGTGGAGGACTTCGACGCCACCATTGAGCGGGCACGCGCCTCCGCCCTCGTGGCGGCCCTGGCCGGCGACGGCGAGGCCCGTGCCGCCCTCGACGTCCCCCTGCCCCAACCCGATCGGACCGATAGGGCGCCCGAGCGTGAGCGCGGTGTGGGAGACCTGGACCCCGCTCAGCTGGACGCCGTTGAAGCGGTCGGCTCAGGTGCCTCCCTGCTCCTGGACGCCCCTCCGGGATCCGATGTCGCCGCCACGCTCGCGGCGATCATGGCGGATGCCGCCGCCCTGGGACGCACTGTCCTGCACGTCCCGGCGACCAGCGCCGACGGGCATGCGGTTGCGGACGCCCTGCGCGAGCTCGGGCTGGGCTCCATCGTGCTGGACCTGACCGAGGACCCGGCGTGGCGTCGCCACGCCGCCGAGGACATCAAGGCGTCCATGGGGGTGACCGTCCCCGATCTGGACGTCACCGCCGTCGTCGGCATGCGCAGCCGACTGACCTCCGTACGTGAGAAGCTCTCCCGCTACGTGACCGCACTGCACCGGCAGCGCGCCCCCTGGGACGTCTCCGCCTACAACGCCCTCCAGCGGCTCGCCGAGCTCACCTCCGGCAGGGTGCGCGCCCGCACCAGTGCGCGCGTGGCCCCCGGACGCCTGGAGCACCTGGATGCCGCCGGCCGTGAGCGCGGCGCGGAGCTGCTTCGCAGGGCACACGCGCTGGGACTGTTCACGAGCGCGCTGGCGGACTCCGCCTGGAACGGGATGGCGGTTGCCGACGTCGACGAGGCGACCGATGCACTGGCGCGCCTGACCCGGCTGGCCGATGAGCTTCTGCCCGCGGTCCGGGAGCAGGCGGGTGCGGCGGCCGATTCCACCGGCATCACCCGGGCGGACACGCTCGCCCAGTGGTGCGAGCAGCTGGAGATGCTCGATGGCGTGCGCGATTCCTTGGACGTCTTCCTCCCGGAGGTATTTGAGCGCTCCGCCGCAGACATGGTCATCGCGACCGCCTCCAAGCAGTGGCGGCAGGACCACAGTGTGGAGATGGGGCGTTCCACCCGGCGCCGCTTCATCAAGCAGGCCAAGGATCTCGTGCGTCCCGGTCGGGAGGTCGCCGACCTGCACGGGGAGCTGGTCAAGGTGCAGCAGCGCCGTGACGTGTGGCGCCGCTACGACCCCGATGGCGGCTGGCCACGACTGCCGCAGGGACTGGACGAGATGCAGCGCGTGGCCGCGCGCGCGCGCGATGCCGTCACCGCGCTGCAACCCGTCATTGGTGCGGGTGCCTCGCTGATGGAGCTGCCGCTGACCGAGCTGGAGGAGCGCTCCCGCGTCCTGGCGGCCGACGATGTCACGGTCCACAAGCTCCCGGAGATCAACCGGGTGGCCACCGCCCTGGATGACTTGGGGCTCACCCCGCTGCTGGATGACCTGGCGGCCCGGAACGTCGAGCCCGAGCAGATCGAGGATGAGCTCACCTACTGCTGGTGGTCCTCGCTGCTGGCGCAGATCATGCGGGAGGACCCCGACCTGGGCGGGCTCGACGCGGGTGCCCTGAGCGACCTGGCGGTATCGCTGCGCGAGCTTGACGCCGCGCAGTCCGACTCGCTGTCCGGCCCGGTGGCGCAGGCCTGTGCCCGGCGCGTCCGGGCGGCCGTGGACGCCGACAAGGATGCCGCCCGCAGCCTGTACCGGGCGCTGTCCCTTCAGGAGGGGACGTCGCTGCGCGATGTCATCGCCGCCCATCCCATCGCCATGGTCGCCAAACCGGTGTGGATCATTCCGCCCACCCTGGTGCCGCAGGTGTTCCCCGCCGACGCCGTCGTCGACCTGGCGATCCTGGACGCCTCGACGAATGTCCCGGTATCGCGGGTCATCCCCGCATTCGTGCGTGCCGAGCAGGTACTCGTCGTCGGGGACCCGCGGCGCTCGTCGTCCGGGCTGGCGGCCGAACTCGGTCCGCTGCTGCCGCAGGTGACGCTGCCCACGGGCCGCAACACGTTGGACGCGGAGATCGCCGCGTTCCTCGCCGCGAACGGCTACGGCGACGTCGTGGAGGCGGTCCCGGCCCCGCCCGGGCGCTCCCGCCTGTCACTGGAGCTGGTCGATGGGCGCGGCATGCCCGCCCCGGGCCGCACGGCCGTGGAGTCGGTTCCCGCCGAGGTCGGGCGGGTGGTGGACCTGATCATCGACCACGCCCTGACGCGTCCCGAGCAGTCACTCGGCGTCATCGCCTTGAACCCGCGCCACGCAGAGGAGATCCGGCGCGCGACGGCGGCCGCCGTCTCCGGTTCCCCCGCCTTGGCGGACTTCTTTGAGATGGGTGTGTCCGAGCCCTTCGTCGTCGTCGACCTGGGGGAGGCCCGTTCGCTGCGCCGCGACCAGATCATCGTCTCCGTCGGCTATGCCAAGACCCCGCACGGGCGCACGATTCACAGCTTCGGCGAGGTGAGCGACGTCGGTGGCATGGTCAGCCTGGTTGAGGCGCTGTGCGCCTCCCGGGGTGCGACTCAGATCGTGTCGTGCTTGGGGCCGGATGACATCGACGCCGGGCGGCTGCACGCCCCCGGGGCGCGCCTGCTGCGTGAGGTCCTGGTCCACGCCGCTGACTCCGGGCGGCAGTATCCCCAGCAGGAGGAGACCGCGCCGGAGCGCCTGCTCGTGGAGCTCGCGGAGCACCTGTGGCGCAGGGGCCTGGTGGTTGTGCCCCGCTACGGGATCGAGGGCGGTGCCCGCATCCCGTTGGCGATCGGCCACCCCGACCTGCCGGGGGAGCTGCTCGTCGCCGTGCTCACCGACGATGTCGACTATGTCGCGCAGCCGAGTCTGCGGCGGCGCGACCGGCACTGGGTCGAGCGCCTGCAGCGGCGCGGTTGGCGGGTACACATGGCCTACTCCGTGGGCGTGTTCGTCGACGTCGAGGCTGAGGCCAAGAAGATCGAGGCGCAGGTGCTGGCGGCGGTCTCCGCCCGTACCGAGCCCGTTCCCGCTCCCGTGCCCCTGCCCGAGCCCCCGGAGGGGGACGAGTCCGCGGGGGAGACGGCGTCCGCCGTGCCGGGGGAGGACCCTGCCCCGGCCCCTCGCGCCGACCTGGAAGAGGCGCCCGCGCGAGCCGAGCGTCCGCCGATCGCGCGTGGCCTACCCCTGCAGGCCTACTCCGATGACCAGCTCGATGAACTGGTCGCCTGGATCCGCTCCGACGGCGTGGAGCGCAGCGAGGCCGATGAGGTCGAGGAACTCCGCCGTGCGCTGGTGCTGAGCCGACGGGGCGCGGGGATCGACGCGGTGCTGGCGAACGCGGTTCGGCGGACGCGATGA
- a CDS encoding GNAT family N-acetyltransferase has product MTLTESAVSARGLARGVRTVVLRPIRAGDESAWQRLRLADDARLTPWEATLPPGSPDTLGSFREYVRSQSRLARRGEAMPFVLEVDGALAGQVPVSSVRWGALECGTVGYWIGASWEGRGLMTLAVAMVLDHLFGEQVGLHRVEIDVRPENTRSLAVCRRLGLRREGLRRGLMHINGAWADHIAFAAVAEDAVVQGGFVSRLGRM; this is encoded by the coding sequence GTGACGTTGACCGAGTCTGCGGTCAGCGCCCGAGGCCTGGCGCGTGGCGTGCGTACCGTGGTGCTGCGTCCCATTCGGGCCGGTGATGAGTCGGCCTGGCAGCGGCTGCGCCTCGCCGACGACGCCCGCCTGACTCCTTGGGAGGCAACGCTCCCGCCCGGTAGCCCCGACACGCTCGGATCCTTCAGGGAGTATGTGCGCTCACAGAGCCGGTTGGCGCGCCGCGGCGAGGCGATGCCCTTCGTGCTGGAGGTTGACGGGGCGCTCGCGGGCCAGGTGCCGGTCTCATCCGTTCGCTGGGGCGCGCTTGAGTGCGGCACGGTCGGATACTGGATCGGTGCCTCGTGGGAGGGGCGCGGGTTGATGACGCTGGCGGTGGCGATGGTGCTGGATCACTTGTTCGGCGAGCAGGTGGGGTTGCACCGGGTGGAGATAGATGTCAGGCCGGAGAACACTCGTAGCCTCGCGGTCTGCCGACGGCTCGGCCTGCGCCGGGAGGGGCTGCGGCGAGGTCTGATGCACATCAATGGTGCCTGGGCGGACCACATCGCCTTCGCCGCTGTTGCGGAGGACGCGGTGGTCCAAGGAGGATTCGTGAGTCGCCTGGGGCGAATGTGA
- a CDS encoding 5-formyltetrahydrofolate cyclo-ligase, producing the protein MSTQARVLPDTSSLAAGDAKEQLRQVLRQHRAAHHRHPEHGHNATCRRLTAHILQAIADMNTVAAYVSVGHEPCTRLLLEQLEESGTGVLLPVLGPHLSRSWGYFRGLADLAERSPGRPPEPSGEVLPATAIADAEAVIIPALAVDRSGRRLGQGGGWYDRVLPLRRRGAPVFAVVHDDELVAGPLPTQAHDAPVDAVITPDEWFLLEGSAFAGGNGSTHSRG; encoded by the coding sequence ATGAGCACTCAGGCACGTGTCCTGCCAGACACCAGTTCCCTGGCGGCGGGCGACGCAAAGGAGCAGCTGCGCCAGGTGCTGCGTCAGCATCGAGCCGCCCACCACCGTCATCCCGAGCACGGTCACAACGCCACGTGCCGACGGCTGACCGCCCATATCCTCCAGGCCATCGCGGACATGAATACGGTTGCCGCCTACGTGTCGGTTGGGCACGAGCCCTGCACGCGGTTGCTGCTGGAGCAGCTGGAGGAGTCGGGCACCGGCGTGCTGCTGCCCGTGCTCGGCCCGCATCTGTCCCGCTCCTGGGGGTACTTCCGGGGACTCGCCGACCTGGCCGAGCGCTCCCCGGGACGGCCCCCGGAGCCGAGCGGCGAGGTACTGCCCGCCACGGCGATCGCCGACGCCGAGGCCGTGATCATTCCCGCGCTGGCGGTCGACCGTTCGGGACGCCGCCTAGGCCAGGGCGGCGGCTGGTACGACCGGGTACTGCCCCTGCGGAGGCGGGGCGCACCCGTCTTCGCGGTGGTGCACGACGACGAGCTGGTGGCGGGGCCGCTGCCGACTCAGGCGCACGACGCGCCGGTCGACGCCGTCATCACCCCCGACGAGTGGTTCCTCCTGGAGGGATCCGCCTTCGCCGGCGGAAACGGCAGTACGCACAGCCGCGGCTGA
- the glp gene encoding gephyrin-like molybdotransferase Glp gives MRTVAEHLAACLEIARAAAPLDVVLLDAVGCVLAEDVVADIDLPAVDLAGLDGYAVAATDVADAAPDEPVTLEVMDAVRAGDMRPTRLVPGAAVLIDSGAPLPLGADAVVSWTDTDRGESRVQVRAAAAAGDNVRRRAEDVQAGTTVLPQGSRISARQIALLAGIGRHRVKVHPAPRVVIVSIGDELVEPDHAREAGDVFDANGHALACAVTDAGGQAFRVAAVPDDLGALAEAIEDQLVRADVLITTGGLSVGQGDTVKDVLAPLGTVRFDAVAMAPGRQLGVGTVEGTPIFCLPGDPVSAQVAFETFIRPVLRQIAGWQDLHRASVPATVSAGWHSPARKRQFVPVHLSGSPSRGYTAQPTAQPGTTRLLALARANAIAVVPEDTQTVVSGDTLHCLLLDA, from the coding sequence ATGCGCACCGTTGCCGAGCACCTGGCGGCCTGCCTGGAGATCGCCCGGGCCGCGGCCCCGCTGGACGTGGTCCTCCTGGACGCGGTCGGCTGTGTCCTGGCTGAGGACGTCGTCGCCGACATTGACCTTCCCGCCGTCGACCTGGCGGGGCTGGACGGTTATGCGGTCGCCGCCACCGATGTTGCCGACGCCGCCCCGGACGAACCCGTCACCCTGGAGGTGATGGACGCCGTCCGTGCCGGTGACATGCGTCCCACGCGCCTGGTCCCGGGTGCGGCCGTTCTCATCGACTCCGGCGCGCCCCTGCCGCTGGGCGCCGACGCGGTCGTGTCTTGGACCGACACCGACCGCGGCGAGTCGCGGGTGCAGGTGCGAGCGGCGGCCGCTGCCGGGGACAATGTGCGACGCCGTGCCGAGGATGTTCAGGCAGGCACCACGGTGCTGCCGCAGGGCTCGCGCATCTCTGCCCGTCAGATCGCGCTGTTGGCGGGGATCGGTCGGCACCGGGTCAAGGTGCACCCGGCGCCCCGCGTGGTGATTGTGTCCATCGGTGACGAGCTCGTCGAACCCGACCACGCCCGGGAGGCGGGGGACGTGTTCGACGCCAACGGCCACGCACTGGCGTGCGCAGTGACCGATGCCGGAGGCCAGGCCTTCAGGGTGGCCGCGGTGCCGGACGACCTGGGTGCGTTGGCGGAGGCCATTGAGGATCAGCTCGTGCGCGCCGATGTGCTCATCACCACCGGTGGGCTGAGTGTCGGCCAGGGGGACACCGTCAAGGACGTGCTGGCGCCCCTGGGCACGGTGCGTTTCGACGCCGTGGCCATGGCCCCGGGCAGGCAGCTGGGCGTGGGTACGGTTGAGGGCACTCCGATCTTCTGTCTTCCCGGTGATCCGGTGAGCGCACAGGTCGCCTTTGAGACCTTCATCCGCCCGGTGCTGCGGCAGATTGCCGGCTGGCAGGACCTGCACCGTGCATCCGTGCCCGCGACCGTGTCGGCCGGCTGGCACTCCCCGGCTCGTAAGCGGCAGTTCGTGCCCGTGCACCTGAGCGGCTCGCCGTCGCGCGGGTACACGGCACAGCCGACGGCGCAGCCCGGAACCACCCGGCTGCTTGCCCTCGCGCGCGCCAATGCGATCGCCGTCGTCCCGGAGGATACCCAGACGGTTGTCTCCGGTGACACGCTGCACTGCCTGCTGCTTGATGCCTGA
- a CDS encoding YgjV family protein yields the protein MDTRTILEIVGWAGSGLVVISLVVASQRAFRGLNLAGSLIATAYNAILGVWPAVGMNTAIALIDIYWLLRLRRDSRPRSISDDS from the coding sequence ATGGACACTCGCACAATCCTCGAGATCGTCGGTTGGGCCGGTTCCGGCCTCGTTGTCATCTCCCTGGTGGTCGCCAGTCAGCGCGCTTTCCGTGGGCTCAACCTCGCCGGATCACTCATCGCCACGGCCTACAACGCGATCCTCGGAGTCTGGCCGGCGGTCGGCATGAACACGGCCATAGCCCTCATCGACATCTACTGGCTCCTTCGTTTGCGCCGCGATTCCCGGCCCCGGTCCATCTCCGACGATTCCTGA